A window of Synechococcus sp. MEDNS5 contains these coding sequences:
- a CDS encoding GDP-L-fucose synthase — translation MSSLITPADRIYVAGHRGMAGSAICRALERGGYPQLLTATRSELDLLDGPAVEAWFEKHQPTVVVLAAAKVGGIRANSSYPADFLLENLKIQTHVIETAWRSGVRRLLFLGSSCIYPKFADQPIKEEALLTGALEPTNEWYAIAKIAGIKLCQALRQQHGFDAISLMPTNLYGPGDNYHPTNSHVLPALIRRFHEAAKADSPSVTCWGTGSPLREFLHVDDLADACMFALENWSPSQEEQAYLNVGTGVDLCIRELAQLVSNLTGYSGEILWDTTKPDGTPKKQLDISRFSLLGWKSKITLSEGLLSTIKTYQNEINNKILRIG, via the coding sequence GTGAGCTCCCTGATCACCCCAGCTGATCGCATCTATGTAGCCGGCCACCGGGGGATGGCTGGTAGTGCCATCTGCCGTGCTCTCGAGCGTGGTGGTTATCCCCAACTGCTCACTGCCACCCGCTCTGAACTTGACCTGCTCGATGGCCCCGCCGTGGAGGCCTGGTTTGAGAAGCATCAACCCACGGTGGTGGTGCTCGCAGCTGCCAAGGTGGGCGGTATCCGGGCCAACAGCAGCTACCCGGCGGACTTTCTGCTGGAGAACCTCAAGATCCAGACCCATGTGATCGAAACGGCCTGGCGTTCTGGGGTGCGGCGGCTGTTGTTTCTGGGCAGCAGCTGTATTTACCCAAAGTTCGCTGATCAGCCGATCAAGGAAGAAGCGCTACTCACCGGAGCTTTGGAGCCAACGAATGAGTGGTATGCCATCGCCAAGATCGCAGGCATCAAACTATGCCAAGCCCTGCGGCAGCAACACGGCTTTGATGCGATCAGCTTGATGCCCACAAACCTCTATGGGCCGGGCGATAACTACCACCCCACCAACAGCCATGTGCTACCAGCCCTGATCCGCCGCTTCCATGAGGCTGCAAAAGCCGATTCTCCAAGTGTGACCTGCTGGGGCACTGGTTCACCGCTCCGTGAGTTTTTGCATGTGGACGACCTCGCCGACGCTTGCATGTTTGCCCTAGAGAACTGGAGTCCATCGCAAGAAGAACAGGCTTATCTAAATGTGGGGACTGGAGTTGACCTGTGCATCCGAGAGCTAGCTCAACTTGTATCCAACCTTACTGGATATAGCGGTGAAATACTCTGGGATACTACAAAACCAGACGGGACACCCAAAAAGCAGTTAGACATAAGTCGATTCTCATTACTGGGATGGAAATCAAAAATTACCCTTTCAGAAGGCCTGTTAAGTACAATAAAAACATATCAAAACGAGATCAACAATAAAATTTTACGGATAGGGTGA
- a CDS encoding sulfotransferase, whose product MGAQRAGTTWVHEQLQRCAGVDMGFTKEYHIFSNKKKRIRNEWRRYRRQQEQLNATFGSTRRFSHEEFLTLPTEQKQLLMRVRHHHYFEYFDRLVAENPAINATGDISPYYAQLHAERLRDIRSHLRRRGFTVKLIFLLRDPVDRIQSQLRLIWRDQIQESIGRQKDPDIALALHFRSPGIERHTRYENTLAAIEAAFPPEDVLVEFHERLFQADSHSRLARFLQLDLPLPELSEKVNAAPGPMSHNQALLEEVAKHYSATYAACRDRFGTLVDELWPYARFA is encoded by the coding sequence GTGGGCGCTCAGCGTGCCGGGACCACCTGGGTGCATGAACAACTCCAACGTTGCGCCGGCGTAGATATGGGCTTCACGAAGGAGTACCACATATTCTCCAACAAAAAGAAACGTATTCGCAACGAATGGCGCCGCTATCGGCGTCAGCAAGAGCAACTCAACGCCACCTTCGGCTCAACGCGCCGCTTTAGCCATGAAGAGTTTCTGACTCTGCCAACAGAGCAAAAACAACTGCTGATGCGTGTTCGCCATCACCACTATTTCGAGTATTTCGATCGCTTAGTGGCTGAAAACCCGGCCATCAACGCAACCGGCGACATCTCCCCTTACTACGCCCAACTCCATGCCGAAAGGTTGCGCGACATCCGCAGCCATCTGCGCCGCCGTGGCTTCACGGTGAAACTGATTTTTCTGTTGCGCGATCCAGTCGATCGGATTCAGTCGCAGCTGCGTTTGATCTGGCGCGATCAGATCCAGGAATCCATTGGCCGCCAGAAGGATCCAGACATCGCTCTTGCCCTGCACTTCCGCTCCCCCGGCATCGAACGCCACACCCGCTACGAGAACACCCTGGCCGCGATCGAAGCCGCATTCCCGCCTGAGGATGTGCTGGTGGAGTTCCACGAACGCCTGTTTCAAGCCGACTCCCACAGCCGTCTTGCCAGGTTTCTGCAGCTCGATCTCCCCTTGCCGGAGTTATCCGAAAAAGTAAACGCCGCACCTGGCCCGATGAGCCACAACCAGGCCTTGCTGGAGGAGGTAGCCAAGCATTACAGCGCCACCTATGCCGCCTGCCGCGACCGTTTCGGCACTCTGGTGGATGAGCTCTGGCCCTACGCCCGATTCGCCTGA
- the gmd gene encoding GDP-mannose 4,6-dehydratase — translation MPPAKTALITGITGQDGSYLSELLLEKGYEVHGIKRRASSFNTTRIDHLYQDPHESDPRLVLHYGDLTDSTNLIRIIQQVQPDEIYNLGAQSHVAVSFEAPEYTANSDALGTLRILEAVRMLGLTNKTRIYQASTSELYGLVQEVPQKETTPFYPRSPYGVAKLYAYWITVNYREAYGMYACNGILFNHESPRRGETFVTRKITRGLARIDAGLEQCLFMGNLDSLRDWGHARDYVEMQWRMLQQEGPPEDFVIATGRQESVRRFIELAAAELGWGGIQWQGESLEETGSRADTGAVVVRIDPRYFRPAEVETLLGDPTRAKEKLGWTPTTTLEELVAEMVTADRDDAKKEAYLKRKGFAVVGSMENPPTNPEAIKAAGGAA, via the coding sequence ATGCCCCCCGCCAAAACCGCCCTGATCACCGGCATCACCGGCCAAGACGGCAGCTACTTGTCGGAGTTGTTGCTGGAAAAGGGGTATGAGGTGCATGGCATCAAACGCCGGGCCAGCAGTTTCAACACCACCCGGATCGACCACCTTTACCAGGATCCTCACGAGAGCGATCCAAGGTTGGTCCTCCATTACGGCGATCTCACCGACAGCACCAACCTGATTCGGATAATCCAGCAGGTGCAGCCTGATGAGATCTACAACCTCGGCGCCCAGAGCCATGTGGCGGTGAGCTTTGAGGCGCCGGAATACACCGCCAATTCCGATGCGCTCGGCACCCTGCGCATCCTGGAAGCGGTGCGGATGCTGGGACTTACAAACAAAACACGCATCTATCAAGCCAGCACCAGCGAGCTATACGGACTGGTGCAAGAGGTGCCTCAAAAGGAGACCACCCCCTTTTATCCGCGCAGTCCCTATGGCGTAGCCAAGCTCTACGCCTACTGGATCACCGTGAATTACCGCGAGGCCTATGGGATGTATGCCTGCAACGGCATCCTGTTCAACCACGAGAGCCCGCGCCGAGGCGAAACCTTCGTGACCCGCAAGATCACCCGCGGCCTGGCGCGGATCGATGCGGGGCTGGAGCAGTGCCTGTTCATGGGCAACCTCGATTCCCTGCGCGACTGGGGACATGCCCGCGACTATGTGGAGATGCAGTGGCGCATGCTTCAGCAGGAAGGTCCGCCGGAAGATTTCGTGATCGCCACCGGTCGGCAGGAGTCGGTGCGGCGCTTCATTGAACTGGCAGCAGCTGAGCTGGGCTGGGGCGGCATCCAGTGGCAGGGCGAGAGCCTCGAAGAAACCGGCAGCCGTGCCGACACCGGCGCGGTGGTGGTGCGCATTGATCCACGCTATTTCCGCCCTGCTGAGGTGGAAACGCTGCTGGGTGATCCCACCAGGGCCAAAGAGAAGCTGGGCTGGACTCCAACCACCACGCTCGAAGAACTCGTGGCAGAGATGGTGACCGCAGACCGGGACGACGCCAAAAAAGAGGCCTATCTCAAACGCAAGGGCTTTGCAGTGGTCGGTTCGATGGAAAACCCGCCCACCAACCCTGAAGCGATCAAGGCTGCTGGAGGCGCAGCGTGA
- a CDS encoding polysaccharide biosynthesis/export family protein yields MASEPIQDTAPQNRSRAGADGCAPDPNATPGSWVSRTFGSMKTLIHQRRRTAAWLGSAVLASSFGLPAAMAQQQLQQTLELRESVSETVTTTTPGKSPAPRPIPTAPIQDAYILGPGDAVVVELLDVPEYSGVFSIGPDGTLYLPRLRSLYVEGLTVEELRYFLTQQFSAYVRDPQVFVSPAAYRPIRVYIGGEVQRPGYYYLSGQQGVVGLEKTLATTSPGATNLATGQVGVAGRAATAGITNNPANQVGPQIQGVKINRGLRLPTVFDALRTAGGVTPFSKLSEVSVTRKRPLSIGGGKMRTQLNFLELITDGNETQNIRLFDGDTVVVARSPVELREQIIKAGQTNLSPDFVQVFVTGRVRSPGSKVLPQGASLDQALAAAGGQKLLRGRVEFVRFNRDGSTDKRKFFLGGANPAGSYKNPILMAGDVVRVNESPLSATVTVLNELTGPAVGIYSVYSLFRDFQ; encoded by the coding sequence ATGGCTTCGGAGCCAATCCAAGACACGGCACCGCAGAATCGCAGCAGAGCAGGCGCAGACGGCTGTGCACCCGACCCCAACGCAACCCCCGGCAGCTGGGTGTCGCGTACGTTCGGCTCCATGAAAACGTTGATCCATCAACGACGCCGCACAGCAGCGTGGCTGGGAAGTGCTGTACTGGCTAGCAGTTTCGGGCTGCCGGCAGCCATGGCGCAGCAGCAGTTGCAGCAGACCCTGGAGCTGCGCGAATCGGTGAGCGAAACGGTCACGACCACTACCCCAGGGAAGTCCCCAGCGCCGCGGCCGATCCCCACCGCCCCCATCCAGGACGCCTACATCCTTGGGCCTGGGGATGCGGTGGTGGTCGAGCTGCTGGATGTGCCCGAATACTCCGGGGTGTTCTCGATCGGCCCCGACGGCACCCTCTACCTCCCCCGCCTGCGCTCCCTTTACGTTGAGGGGCTCACTGTGGAGGAGCTGCGCTATTTCCTCACCCAGCAGTTCAGCGCCTACGTGCGCGATCCCCAGGTGTTCGTAAGCCCGGCCGCCTACCGGCCGATCCGCGTGTACATCGGCGGTGAGGTGCAACGACCGGGCTATTACTACCTCTCCGGCCAGCAGGGGGTGGTGGGCTTAGAGAAAACACTCGCCACCACCTCGCCCGGCGCCACCAATCTGGCCACAGGCCAGGTGGGAGTAGCCGGCCGTGCTGCGACCGCAGGCATCACAAACAATCCAGCTAATCAAGTGGGTCCTCAGATTCAAGGCGTGAAGATCAATAGAGGCTTGCGCCTTCCCACCGTGTTTGATGCCCTGCGCACCGCCGGCGGCGTCACCCCTTTCTCCAAGCTGAGCGAGGTATCCGTCACCCGCAAGCGCCCCCTCAGCATTGGCGGCGGCAAAATGCGAACCCAGCTTAATTTCCTCGAGCTGATCACCGACGGCAACGAAACCCAGAACATTCGCCTCTTCGATGGCGACACCGTGGTGGTGGCCCGCTCGCCGGTGGAGTTGCGCGAGCAGATCATCAAGGCCGGCCAGACCAACCTCAGCCCCGATTTCGTGCAGGTGTTCGTCACCGGGCGCGTCCGCTCACCCGGCTCCAAGGTGCTGCCCCAGGGCGCTTCCCTCGATCAGGCCCTCGCTGCCGCAGGCGGCCAGAAGTTGTTGCGCGGCCGGGTGGAATTCGTTCGCTTCAATCGTGACGGCAGCACCGACAAGCGCAAATTCTTCCTGGGTGGAGCCAATCCTGCGGGGTCTTACAAGAATCCGATCCTGATGGCCGGCGATGTGGTGCGCGTGAACGAATCACCCCTCTCAGCCACCGTCACCGTGCTCAACGAACTCACCGGCCCGGCCGTGGGGATCTATTCGGTGTACAGCCTGTTCCGCGATTTCCAGTGA
- a CDS encoding Wzz/FepE/Etk N-terminal domain-containing protein: protein MTSAPADQTLLAQPGTDDEIDLRQVPGALVRRWPWIVVGGSLGLLIAGIQLARTKPVYQGEFQIVLSGEKAGGAAALFSQNAALAGLGGAGGNDSIATEVQILNSPSVLLPVFDAVKARKPPEVAKAMRFQDWANSAITAEEEKGTSVLNVEFRDTDEQLVLPITRMISQAYQSYSNRGRSRELNNVIAYLQAQIAQIKPQAEASSRAALDYGYANGLGLLDGLPLAGNVAGTGVSKDGVGSGASVGRSGGSVEAARTAAQQKVKALEVQIQEATKAGAGSLYFASQLASLTDKSSTFDQLTSVETRLAELRSRFKDSDPLVQKLQRERNTLVRYINQQTIALLKGELDLAKANLQALDRPKDVVSRHRELTQQALRDEATLVTLQNQLKQFELEQARATSPWELISTPTLLDSPVSPSKKRTLALGLLAGLVLGSGGALVSDRRSGRVFSSDELSRDLPGPLLERLPCQGELAPQAWSGPIQLLADGPLAASSLGSGAVALIPVGSLDPAALEAFSAELRRALGSSRELLMSRDLLATRACSTQLLLTAPGAAKREQLRQLREQLSLQAGPVAGWVLLDTELESGLDA, encoded by the coding sequence ATGACCAGCGCCCCCGCCGACCAAACCCTGCTCGCCCAGCCCGGCACCGATGACGAGATCGACCTGCGCCAGGTGCCCGGTGCCCTGGTGCGCCGCTGGCCCTGGATCGTGGTGGGAGGTTCTCTAGGCCTCCTGATCGCAGGAATTCAACTGGCCCGCACCAAACCGGTGTATCAAGGCGAATTCCAGATCGTACTTTCAGGAGAGAAGGCTGGTGGGGCAGCCGCCCTGTTCTCCCAGAATGCAGCCCTGGCAGGTCTCGGTGGAGCCGGCGGCAACGATTCGATCGCCACCGAGGTGCAGATCCTCAACAGCCCCTCGGTGCTGCTGCCCGTGTTCGATGCCGTGAAGGCACGCAAACCACCTGAGGTAGCCAAGGCGATGCGTTTTCAGGATTGGGCCAACTCCGCGATCACTGCGGAAGAGGAGAAGGGCACCTCCGTGCTCAACGTGGAATTCCGCGACACCGACGAACAGCTGGTGCTACCGATCACGCGCATGATCTCCCAGGCCTACCAGAGCTACTCCAACCGCGGCCGCTCCCGCGAGCTCAACAATGTGATCGCCTACCTCCAGGCCCAAATTGCCCAGATCAAGCCCCAGGCGGAAGCCAGCAGCCGCGCCGCCCTCGACTATGGCTATGCCAACGGCCTCGGCCTGCTCGATGGCCTGCCCCTCGCTGGCAACGTGGCCGGTACCGGTGTGTCGAAAGATGGCGTTGGTTCCGGCGCCTCGGTGGGACGCAGCGGCGGCAGCGTCGAAGCCGCCCGCACCGCCGCCCAGCAGAAGGTGAAGGCCCTTGAGGTGCAGATCCAGGAGGCCACCAAGGCCGGCGCCGGCTCCCTCTACTTCGCCTCCCAGCTCGCCTCCCTCACCGATAAGTCGTCGACCTTCGACCAGCTCACCTCGGTGGAAACCCGACTGGCCGAGCTGCGCTCCCGCTTCAAAGACAGCGACCCCCTGGTGCAGAAGCTCCAGCGCGAACGCAATACCCTAGTGCGTTACATCAACCAGCAGACGATCGCCCTGCTCAAGGGGGAGCTCGACCTGGCCAAGGCCAACCTCCAGGCCCTCGATCGCCCCAAGGATGTGGTGAGCCGCCACCGCGAACTCACCCAGCAGGCCCTGCGCGATGAAGCCACCCTGGTGACCCTGCAGAACCAGCTCAAGCAGTTCGAGTTGGAACAAGCCCGCGCCACCAGCCCCTGGGAGCTGATCTCCACCCCCACCCTGCTCGACAGCCCCGTAAGCCCAAGCAAGAAGCGCACCCTCGCCCTCGGCCTGCTCGCAGGCCTGGTGCTGGGCAGCGGTGGTGCCCTGGTGAGCGATCGCCGCAGCGGCCGCGTGTTCAGTAGCGACGAACTATCTCGCGACCTGCCCGGTCCCCTGCTCGAACGGTTGCCCTGCCAGGGCGAGCTCGCCCCGCAGGCCTGGAGTGGCCCGATCCAGCTGCTCGCCGATGGTCCCCTCGCCGCTTCCAGTCTTGGCAGTGGTGCGGTGGCCCTGATCCCCGTGGGCAGCCTTGATCCAGCCGCCCTGGAGGCCTTCAGCGCTGAGCTGCGCCGCGCCCTCGGTAGCAGCCGTGAGTTACTTATGAGCCGCGATCTGCTCGCGACCCGCGCCTGCAGCACCCAGCTGCTGCTCACCGCCCCTGGCGCCGCCAAGCGGGAGCAGCTGAGACAGCTGCGCGAACAGCTCTCCCTCCAGGCTGGGCCCGTGGCCGGCTGGGTGTTGCTCGACACAGAGCTCGAGTCCGGGCTCGACGCCTGA
- the selD gene encoding selenide, water dikinase SelD: protein MAASDQHLLLAGGGHSHALLLRRWAMQPQRRPSGLITLVSRSRTSLYSGMIPGLIAGNHQRDEVSLDLAALADRAGVAFVQAEITGIDPQSQQLLLQDRPALHYERLSCNLGCITPALDDSQAINTVAIKPLEPALVWLESQDAESGAAADLVTPAQPFTVVGSGLAALEVVLALRRRWPQRRLQLQARNSGRLPASLRTALRRARIHLLPADQERRGPVLNCSGSRAPAWLAASGLPCDGRGRLRTNPSLQVLGHPEVLAAGDCAVIDVAPRPPSGVWAVRAALPLARVLEALAAGRRPPTWQPQRRALQLLGSRTQAWALWGTLWFGPQRWLWRWKQRIDRRFMARLQPRSAMASAAKGGEQAMLCRGCAAKLPAQPLQRALASAGLDRLGHLPEDAQSLGFDHQGQLLLQSVDGFPALLSDPWLNGRITALHACSDLWACGALPRSAQAVVTLPAVAEGLQQQMLSQTLAGIRDSLSEQGADLIGGHTLEARTTGPEATPNPISLGLQISLSVQGAVASERFWPKRGLQAGDHLWLSRPLGTGVLFAAAMASAAAPTHLEQVQRQMNRSQHELVEALQQLMTANPGSIHAATDITGFGLLGHLLEMLPPDRSRRLQLHTERIPALPGALSLLERGVASSLAPANRQAWSALDPAGDQPAAVTLQLGAMTAGSNAHRALLELLVDPQTCGPLLIASDPGLNGALTSLPADLHPIGVVI, encoded by the coding sequence ATGGCGGCGTCTGATCAGCATCTGCTGCTGGCCGGTGGCGGCCACAGCCACGCCCTGCTGCTGCGCCGCTGGGCCATGCAACCGCAACGCCGGCCGTCGGGGTTGATCACCCTCGTGAGCCGAAGCCGCACCAGCCTTTATTCCGGCATGATCCCAGGCCTGATCGCCGGAAACCACCAGCGAGACGAAGTGAGTCTCGATCTCGCCGCCCTGGCCGATCGAGCCGGCGTCGCCTTCGTGCAGGCGGAGATCACGGGGATCGATCCCCAAAGCCAGCAGCTGCTGCTGCAGGACCGCCCCGCCCTTCACTACGAGCGCCTCAGCTGCAACCTCGGCTGCATCACCCCGGCACTGGACGACAGCCAGGCAATCAACACCGTGGCGATCAAGCCCCTGGAGCCAGCCCTGGTCTGGCTGGAAAGCCAGGATGCTGAGAGCGGTGCTGCTGCTGATCTCGTTACTCCGGCACAACCCTTCACGGTGGTGGGGAGTGGTCTGGCGGCGCTGGAGGTGGTGCTCGCCCTGCGCCGGCGCTGGCCCCAACGCCGCCTGCAGTTGCAAGCCCGCAATTCGGGTCGCCTGCCGGCCTCCCTGCGCACCGCCCTGAGGCGCGCCCGAATCCACCTGCTGCCTGCCGATCAAGAGCGCCGCGGCCCCGTCCTCAACTGCAGCGGCAGCCGTGCCCCCGCCTGGCTCGCCGCCAGCGGCCTGCCCTGCGATGGCCGAGGGCGCCTGCGCACCAACCCCAGCCTGCAGGTGCTCGGCCATCCCGAGGTCCTCGCCGCCGGTGATTGCGCCGTGATCGACGTGGCTCCCCGGCCGCCCTCCGGCGTCTGGGCCGTGCGTGCTGCCCTGCCTTTGGCCCGGGTTCTGGAGGCCCTGGCGGCTGGCCGCAGACCACCCACCTGGCAGCCCCAGCGCCGTGCCCTGCAACTGCTGGGAAGTCGGACTCAGGCCTGGGCCCTCTGGGGGACGCTCTGGTTTGGTCCGCAGCGCTGGCTCTGGCGCTGGAAACAACGCATCGACCGCCGCTTCATGGCGCGCCTGCAGCCGCGCTCAGCCATGGCCAGTGCCGCAAAAGGTGGGGAACAAGCCATGCTCTGCCGCGGTTGTGCCGCCAAGCTGCCAGCCCAGCCCCTGCAACGGGCGCTGGCCAGCGCCGGCCTCGATCGCCTCGGCCACCTGCCGGAGGATGCCCAGTCTCTGGGCTTTGATCATCAGGGCCAGTTGCTGTTGCAGAGCGTGGATGGCTTCCCCGCCCTGCTCAGCGATCCCTGGCTCAACGGCCGCATCACCGCGCTGCATGCCTGCTCAGACCTCTGGGCCTGCGGTGCCCTGCCCCGCTCGGCCCAGGCGGTCGTGACCCTGCCGGCCGTGGCCGAAGGCCTGCAACAGCAAATGCTCAGCCAGACCCTGGCTGGCATCCGCGACTCCCTCAGCGAACAGGGCGCCGACCTGATCGGCGGCCACACCCTGGAAGCGCGCACCACTGGCCCAGAAGCCACGCCAAACCCGATCAGCCTGGGGCTGCAGATCAGCCTCAGCGTGCAGGGCGCCGTTGCATCCGAGCGCTTCTGGCCCAAACGCGGCCTGCAAGCCGGTGATCACCTGTGGTTGAGCCGTCCGCTCGGCACCGGCGTGCTGTTTGCCGCCGCCATGGCCAGTGCCGCTGCGCCCACCCACCTGGAGCAGGTGCAGCGGCAAATGAACCGAAGCCAACATGAGCTGGTGGAGGCACTCCAACAGCTGATGACCGCCAACCCCGGCTCCATCCATGCCGCCACCGACATCACTGGCTTCGGGCTGCTGGGTCATCTGTTGGAGATGCTGCCGCCCGATCGCTCACGCCGCCTCCAGCTCCATACCGAACGAATCCCGGCCCTGCCCGGCGCCCTCTCCCTTTTGGAGCGCGGCGTCGCCAGCAGCCTCGCCCCTGCCAACCGACAGGCCTGGAGCGCTCTGGACCCAGCCGGCGATCAACCAGCCGCCGTCACGCTCCAGCTGGGGGCGATGACGGCAGGCAGCAATGCCCACCGAGCCCTGCTGGAGCTGTTGGTGGATCCCCAGACCTGCGGCCCGCTGCTGATCGCCTCGGATCCTGGCCTCAATGGGGCCCTAACCTCACTCCCAGCCGATCTCCATCCCATCGGCGTGGTGATCTGA
- a CDS encoding glycosyltransferase family 32 protein — protein MIPRTLWIAWHQGLQTAPSLVQACSRRWSALNPSWSVRVVTYDNWSDWLPAAALQRYHTLPELKPAHQADWLRLQLLLHHGGVWADATVLCRQQLDAWLPNRCEESFFAFANPGPDRLLSNWFLASSPDHPLIQHWSKRYEQLLRYPRPRWCKPLQKPLRRWLKTHLKHSPHAARIWCHPLTHRLSAHLPYFGQHYCFAEIIRTQPSLRVLWRSVPTLSAGPCHWLQHHADGGDAGSGAAPRNKPTLDQAPVFKLNRRINTPDQAGVRAELEHNDGGV, from the coding sequence TTGATTCCCCGCACACTCTGGATCGCCTGGCACCAGGGTCTCCAGACAGCCCCGTCTCTCGTGCAGGCCTGCAGCCGGCGCTGGTCCGCGCTCAACCCCTCCTGGTCGGTGCGGGTCGTCACGTATGACAACTGGTCAGACTGGCTTCCCGCAGCTGCCTTGCAGCGTTACCACACCCTGCCCGAGCTCAAACCAGCCCATCAGGCCGACTGGTTGCGCTTGCAGTTGCTGCTTCACCATGGCGGGGTGTGGGCCGATGCCACCGTGCTCTGCCGCCAACAACTGGATGCATGGCTACCGAACCGTTGCGAAGAAAGCTTCTTCGCCTTTGCCAACCCGGGGCCCGATCGTCTGCTCTCGAACTGGTTTCTGGCCAGCAGCCCCGATCACCCCCTGATTCAGCACTGGAGCAAGCGCTACGAGCAGTTGCTGCGATATCCGCGGCCCAGGTGGTGCAAGCCCCTGCAGAAACCGCTGCGGCGGTGGCTCAAAACCCATCTCAAACATTCGCCCCACGCCGCGCGCATCTGGTGCCACCCCCTCACCCATCGGCTCAGCGCCCATCTGCCCTATTTCGGCCAGCACTACTGCTTCGCAGAGATCATCAGAACCCAGCCGTCCCTGCGGGTCCTCTGGCGCTCGGTGCCGACGCTGTCCGCTGGGCCCTGTCACTGGTTGCAGCACCATGCCGATGGAGGCGACGCCGGGAGCGGGGCAGCACCACGCAACAAGCCCACCCTGGATCAGGCACCTGTGTTCAAGCTCAACCGTCGGATCAACACCCCCGACCAGGCGGGAGTGCGAGCGGAACTGGAGCACAACGATGGCGGCGTCTGA
- the galE gene encoding UDP-glucose 4-epimerase GalE, protein MARLLITGGAGFIGSHTCLVMLDAGHQLLVLDDFSNSSPIALERVQELSGMPPGTDRLELVRGDLRDSALLERVFSGASAAGSPIEAVIHFAGLKAVGESVAQPLRYWDVNVAGSRALLSAMDAHGCTVLVFSSTSTVYGEPEVFPLTETSPTNPIHPYAQTKLAVEQMLHALSVSAPWRVAALRYFNPVGAHPSGRIGEDPLGIPNNLFPFITQIAAGRLKQLKVFGNSYPTPDGTGIRDYLHVMDLAEAHSAAVEHLLQANAPTSLTLNLGTGQGLSVLDVVHGFEAATGITIPYEVVERRPGDVPKLEACPKQAEALLGWKARRSLADMCRDGWAWQSANPQGYRGPA, encoded by the coding sequence ATGGCTCGTTTACTCATCACCGGTGGTGCCGGCTTCATTGGCAGCCACACCTGCCTGGTGATGCTCGACGCCGGTCACCAGCTGCTGGTGCTCGACGACTTCTCCAACAGCTCCCCCATCGCCCTGGAGCGCGTGCAGGAGCTGTCGGGAATGCCTCCCGGTACAGATCGCCTCGAGCTGGTGCGTGGCGATCTGCGCGATTCGGCCTTACTCGAGCGGGTGTTTTCAGGCGCCTCGGCCGCCGGCTCCCCGATCGAGGCGGTGATCCACTTCGCCGGCCTCAAGGCCGTGGGTGAATCCGTCGCCCAGCCCCTGCGCTATTGGGATGTGAACGTGGCAGGCTCCCGCGCCCTTTTGAGCGCCATGGACGCCCACGGCTGCACGGTACTGGTGTTCAGCAGCACGAGCACGGTCTACGGCGAGCCAGAGGTTTTCCCTCTCACTGAAACCAGCCCCACCAACCCCATTCACCCCTACGCACAAACCAAGCTAGCCGTGGAGCAGATGCTGCACGCTCTGTCTGTGTCAGCCCCCTGGCGCGTTGCTGCCCTGCGTTATTTCAACCCCGTGGGCGCCCACCCCTCGGGACGCATCGGTGAAGACCCTCTGGGGATCCCCAACAATCTCTTCCCCTTCATCACCCAGATCGCTGCTGGACGACTGAAGCAACTCAAGGTCTTCGGCAACAGCTACCCCACCCCCGATGGCACCGGCATCCGCGATTACCTTCATGTGATGGATCTGGCGGAGGCCCATAGCGCTGCTGTTGAGCACCTGCTTCAGGCCAATGCCCCCACCTCCCTCACGCTCAACCTGGGCACAGGCCAAGGGCTCAGTGTGCTGGATGTGGTGCATGGCTTTGAAGCCGCCACAGGCATCACCATCCCCTACGAAGTGGTGGAGCGCCGCCCCGGCGATGTGCCCAAGCTGGAAGCCTGCCCCAAGCAGGCGGAAGCATTGCTCGGCTGGAAGGCACGGCGCTCCCTGGCCGACATGTGCCGCGACGGCTGGGCCTGGCAATCGGCCAACCCCCAGGGCTACCGGGGGCCGGCTTGA